One region of Pyramidobacter sp. YE332 genomic DNA includes:
- the rplS gene encoding 50S ribosomal protein L19, with amino-acid sequence MDPRVKLVEQKYMKPEGEIPAFRAGDTVRVSVKVKEGARERLQAFEGIVIARKHGGIGESFTVRKISNGIGVERIFPLHCPSVAQIEVKRLGRVRRAKLYYLRKLSGKSARIKERRV; translated from the coding sequence ATGGATCCCAGAGTAAAACTCGTTGAGCAGAAATACATGAAGCCGGAGGGCGAAATCCCCGCCTTCCGCGCCGGCGACACCGTGCGCGTTTCCGTCAAGGTCAAGGAAGGCGCCCGCGAGCGTCTTCAGGCCTTCGAAGGCATCGTCATCGCCCGCAAGCACGGCGGCATCGGCGAAAGCTTCACCGTCCGCAAGATCAGCAACGGCATCGGCGTGGAGAGGATTTTCCCCCTTCACTGCCCCAGCGTCGCCCAGATCGAAGTCAAGCGCCTCGGCCGCGTCCGCCGCGCCAAGCTGTACTATCTGCGCAAACTCAGCGGCAAGAGCGCCCGCATCAAAGAGCGTCGCGTTTAA
- a CDS encoding amino acid ABC transporter ATP-binding protein, translating to MITIRGLKKRFGALEVLKGVDLDVEDGEVMAIIGPSGTGKSTLLRCMNYLEVPDAGEVSIDGITLTAGQAARRDIYKLRRKTAMIFQNFHLFNNKTALENIAFPTQIVQHRKKKEARAAALKILEQVGLEEKADASSATLSGGQQQRVAIGRAIALNPKVMLFDEPTSALDPYLVGEVLNVIRGLARKHNMTMVIVTHEMSFARDVADRVVYMNHGRIVESGTPEQIFNAPQQEETRQFLMHISERR from the coding sequence ATGATCACCATCCGCGGATTGAAGAAACGCTTTGGTGCTCTGGAAGTGCTGAAGGGGGTCGACCTTGACGTAGAAGACGGCGAAGTTATGGCGATTATTGGCCCTTCCGGCACGGGGAAATCCACGTTGCTTCGGTGCATGAATTATCTGGAAGTTCCCGATGCAGGGGAAGTGAGTATCGACGGAATAACCCTGACGGCAGGACAGGCGGCGCGGCGGGATATTTATAAACTGCGGCGCAAAACGGCCATGATCTTTCAGAACTTCCATCTGTTCAACAACAAAACGGCGCTCGAGAATATCGCCTTTCCCACACAGATTGTCCAGCATAGGAAAAAGAAAGAGGCCCGTGCGGCAGCCCTGAAAATTTTGGAGCAGGTAGGGCTCGAGGAAAAAGCAGACGCCTCTTCGGCTACGCTTTCCGGCGGGCAGCAGCAGCGCGTCGCTATCGGCCGCGCCATTGCGCTGAACCCCAAAGTCATGCTCTTTGACGAGCCGACCAGCGCGCTTGATCCATATCTGGTCGGGGAAGTGCTGAACGTGATCCGCGGGTTGGCGCGGAAACACAACATGACGATGGTGATCGTGACCCATGAGATGTCGTTTGCCCGTGACGTCGCGGACCGTGTGGTGTACATGAATCATGGGCGGATCGTCGAAAGCGGCACGCCGGAACAGATTTTCAACGCTCCGCAGCAGGAAGAGACGCGGCAGTTTCTCATGCACATTTCTGAACGTCGATGA
- a CDS encoding amino acid ABC transporter permease, protein MNIDWSYALRQLPVILSYAGITLKIAVLAMMLTLALALAVTIIRYYKVPLLTPLVNVYIDIFRGTPLLTQLFFIYYGFAQVSPFFREMKAINAAILGLALNAAAYTTENMRSALEAVAKGQTEAGLACGMTQLQTMWYIVLPQAARIAVPVLTNDFIALLKNTSMAFTLGVREIMGQVSLIGNGSFKFFEAYLDAFIIYFCLSKIIGILQKYLERRLKVVGGSAQ, encoded by the coding sequence ATGAATATTGATTGGTCATATGCGTTGCGGCAATTGCCAGTGATCCTGAGTTATGCGGGGATAACTTTGAAAATCGCTGTGCTGGCTATGATGTTGACCCTCGCTTTGGCGCTGGCGGTCACGATTATCCGTTATTACAAAGTCCCGCTATTGACGCCGTTAGTGAACGTATATATCGATATATTTCGAGGAACGCCGTTGTTGACGCAGCTCTTTTTCATTTATTATGGCTTTGCGCAGGTCTCGCCGTTCTTTCGTGAAATGAAGGCGATCAACGCGGCAATACTGGGTTTGGCGCTGAACGCCGCGGCCTATACGACGGAAAATATGCGCTCGGCTCTGGAAGCCGTGGCGAAAGGGCAGACCGAAGCAGGTCTTGCGTGCGGCATGACCCAGTTGCAGACTATGTGGTATATCGTGCTGCCGCAGGCGGCGAGGATCGCCGTTCCGGTATTGACGAACGATTTTATCGCTCTGCTGAAGAACACGTCCATGGCTTTCACGTTGGGTGTCAGAGAAATTATGGGACAAGTGTCGCTGATAGGGAATGGTTCTTTTAAATTTTTTGAAGCATACCTTGACGCGTTTATCATCTATTTCTGCTTGTCGAAAATTATCGGTATCCTTCAGAAGTATTTGGAACGTCGTCTGAAAGTTGTCGGAGGAAGCGCACAATGA
- a CDS encoding transporter substrate-binding domain-containing protein, with the protein MEVKAKFLGCLGLVGVLFVSAAYAGNEKKISVEPETLKEIGTVVFGTDGAYPPFNFLDDAGNLTGFEVDMIHEIAARTGISIEIKTLPWDGIFGQMDSKRIDTVVCCIFPSDERQKKYDFSREYIYDENRIIVRKGDGAKYKTFEDLKGLRIGCAAGGNTILRLEELQKKVPFEIVAYSEEGHPYDLAMGRLDAIYKSPVSAFIQAKQGGFELEVAACPSIEEGSCAFPWRKDEPRSEKIRKIFSEATQQLIDDGTMKELSMKWLGLDETAYKPLKVFE; encoded by the coding sequence ATGGAAGTTAAGGCAAAGTTCTTGGGGTGTCTGGGGCTGGTAGGGGTGCTTTTCGTTTCGGCGGCGTATGCCGGCAATGAGAAGAAGATCAGCGTGGAACCAGAGACGCTGAAGGAGATTGGAACGGTTGTTTTTGGAACCGACGGAGCTTATCCTCCCTTCAATTTTTTGGATGATGCGGGGAATCTTACCGGTTTTGAAGTCGATATGATTCACGAGATTGCGGCGCGTACTGGGATTTCGATAGAGATCAAAACCTTGCCGTGGGACGGAATTTTTGGGCAGATGGACTCGAAACGCATTGATACGGTGGTGTGCTGCATCTTTCCCAGCGATGAGCGTCAGAAAAAATATGACTTTTCGCGTGAATACATTTATGACGAGAATCGCATTATCGTGCGCAAGGGCGACGGGGCGAAATATAAGACGTTTGAAGATCTGAAGGGGCTGCGTATCGGCTGCGCTGCTGGCGGCAACACGATTCTGCGTCTTGAAGAGCTGCAGAAAAAAGTTCCTTTTGAGATTGTCGCATACAGTGAGGAAGGGCATCCTTACGATCTGGCAATGGGACGCCTTGACGCGATTTATAAATCGCCGGTATCGGCTTTCATTCAGGCGAAGCAGGGTGGTTTTGAGCTTGAAGTTGCCGCATGTCCTTCGATCGAGGAAGGATCCTGCGCGTTCCCCTGGCGCAAAGACGAACCGCGCTCTGAGAAGATTCGCAAGATTTTCAGCGAGGCGACGCAGCAGCTCATTGACGATGGAACGATGAAAGAGCTCAGTATGAAGTGGTTGGGGCTTGATGAAACAGCCTACAAACCTCTTAAGGTTTTTGAGTAA
- a CDS encoding C45 family peptidase, whose amino-acid sequence MNHEIFSGTHYNIGRQWGQKLAPRNVSLLSQIPFPLSEEAGNFASACLPVYQKFFPEILDEIQGVADGQGCSPEKLRTLLFSLYSIAPGANCSCFALSGKGQILLGRNSDFFSELKEQNMNVIYDVPAASQGFTANTTSFIQMEDGVNRLGLAVGLTSVLPRRIKPGMNAGLLLRFFLEKCRNVDDVLQSIARLPISSSQTFTAADPSGRIALIECSSEHVSVSSTPLPQNFLCAVNSFHMRPMDSLQKAAAEEWFSERRYRTMRDSLIKGRVTDASSAQKLLSGEHGFLSQYPPSTGKDTVWSVVYDLANRKIYRAEGNPQRCPFRHDQRFPL is encoded by the coding sequence ATGAATCATGAAATATTCTCGGGAACGCATTACAATATCGGCCGTCAGTGGGGACAAAAACTGGCGCCGCGAAACGTTTCACTCCTCTCTCAGATTCCCTTTCCGCTTTCCGAAGAAGCAGGAAACTTCGCTTCGGCCTGTCTGCCCGTTTATCAAAAATTTTTTCCGGAAATCCTCGATGAAATCCAAGGCGTCGCGGACGGGCAAGGCTGTTCCCCCGAAAAGCTGCGGACGCTTCTGTTCAGCCTCTATTCGATAGCGCCGGGCGCCAACTGTTCCTGCTTTGCGCTGTCGGGCAAAGGACAGATCCTGCTTGGCCGCAACAGCGATTTCTTCTCGGAGCTCAAAGAACAAAATATGAACGTCATTTACGACGTTCCCGCCGCCTCACAGGGCTTCACCGCGAACACGACCAGCTTCATACAGATGGAAGACGGCGTCAACCGCCTCGGTCTTGCCGTCGGTCTTACCTCGGTTCTGCCGCGACGCATAAAGCCAGGAATGAACGCGGGACTGCTGCTGCGCTTCTTTCTGGAAAAATGCCGTAACGTCGACGACGTGCTTCAAAGCATTGCCAGGCTCCCCATCAGCTCTTCACAAACCTTCACCGCCGCCGATCCATCGGGCAGAATCGCTTTGATCGAATGCAGCTCCGAACACGTGAGCGTCAGTTCCACCCCTCTACCGCAGAACTTTCTCTGCGCCGTCAACAGTTTTCATATGAGACCAATGGACAGCCTCCAGAAAGCCGCGGCCGAAGAGTGGTTCTCGGAACGCCGATATCGGACGATGAGAGATTCCCTCATCAAGGGGCGCGTCACCGACGCCTCTTCCGCCCAAAAACTGTTGAGCGGCGAACACGGCTTTCTGAGTCAGTATCCCCCCAGTACAGGCAAAGATACCGTCTGGTCCGTCGTCTACGATCTCGCAAACAGAAAAATCTACCGCGCCGAAGGCAATCCGCAGCGTTGTCCTTTCCGTCACGATCAGCGATTCCCGCTTTAA
- a CDS encoding TIGR00282 family metallophosphoesterase: MRILFVGDVVGSPGRNAFFAMLPKLRRLKGPFDFVLVNGENSAAGRGLTEKIMNEFFAAGVDGITSGNHIWDKKEFLPLLDEESRVLRPLNYPQGVPGRGWTILAGRNGKRLGVVNIQGRVFMPLTDCPFRAMDEVLPKLGDIPVFVDFHAEATSEKRVMGLYLDGRVSAMVGTHTHVQTADEEILPGGTAYISDVGMTGAFRSSIGMTYESVLPRFLTSLPAKFEVAQEDVRLNGVIVEIDDEDGRACGIERVAIRSGELDELTGKN; encoded by the coding sequence ATGAGGATACTCTTCGTCGGCGACGTCGTCGGCAGCCCCGGGCGAAACGCCTTTTTCGCCATGCTGCCCAAGCTGCGCCGCCTGAAAGGCCCCTTCGATTTCGTTCTCGTCAACGGCGAAAACAGCGCCGCCGGCCGCGGCCTCACCGAAAAGATCATGAACGAATTTTTCGCCGCCGGCGTAGACGGCATCACCTCGGGCAACCACATCTGGGACAAAAAAGAGTTTCTTCCTCTTCTGGATGAAGAGAGCCGCGTCCTCCGTCCCCTCAATTACCCGCAGGGCGTGCCCGGCCGCGGCTGGACGATCCTTGCCGGCAGGAACGGCAAAAGACTGGGCGTCGTCAACATCCAGGGACGCGTTTTCATGCCCCTCACTGACTGCCCCTTCCGCGCCATGGACGAGGTACTGCCGAAACTCGGCGACATTCCCGTCTTCGTCGATTTCCACGCCGAAGCCACCTCGGAAAAACGCGTCATGGGACTGTACCTTGACGGAAGGGTTTCCGCCATGGTCGGGACCCATACCCACGTCCAGACGGCCGACGAAGAAATCCTGCCCGGCGGCACCGCCTACATCAGCGACGTCGGCATGACCGGCGCGTTCCGCAGCTCCATCGGCATGACCTACGAAAGCGTTTTGCCCCGATTTCTCACCTCTTTGCCGGCTAAGTTCGAAGTTGCCCAGGAGGACGTGCGACTGAACGGCGTGATCGTTGAGATCGACGACGAGGACGGCAGAGCCTGCGGCATCGAACGCGTGGCGATTCGCTCAGGTGAATTGGACGAACTCACCGGCAAAAACTGA
- the rny gene encoding ribonuclease Y produces the protein MYLVLGVLLGIIGGTGAGMFIAKGVAARKVAEARSQAENIVKEARSSAERDSKLLVSEARDEASKVRLEAERDAKERRVELQRTERLLEQKEEKLDRKLEKLQHREDEMKTRQDDLEKKIQEADELCKRRVTDLEQIARMTSDQARAQLLHEVEDSAQHAIGLRLAEMEAQAQRDANKKAREIIVTAVQRCAVEKSSDVAVSTVSLPNDEMKGRIIGREGRNIRAFETATGVDLIVDDTPEAVTLSCFDPVRREIARLSLEKLVVDGRIHPARIEELVAKATAEVEESIADAGDQALMELGIKQMNSELVRTIGQLRYRYSYGQNALQHSMEVAYISGMIASELGVNEELARRAGLLHDIGKAVDFKIEGPHALIGADLAKRYGEPPEVINAIGSHHEDMEVKSIYDVIVATADAISAARPGARRESIDAYVKRLEKLETVANGFKGVSKAFAIQAGREVRVLVAPSVPDEASVAKLAYDIARKIEEELKYPGQIKVTAIKEIRASDLAK, from the coding sequence ATTTATCTGGTACTTGGAGTGCTCCTCGGCATCATCGGGGGCACGGGGGCGGGGATGTTCATCGCCAAGGGCGTGGCCGCGCGCAAGGTGGCGGAAGCGCGCTCTCAGGCGGAGAACATCGTCAAGGAAGCGCGGTCCAGCGCCGAGCGCGACAGCAAGCTGCTGGTGTCGGAGGCGCGTGACGAAGCTTCCAAAGTCCGCCTCGAAGCCGAGCGGGACGCCAAGGAGCGGCGCGTGGAGCTGCAGCGCACCGAACGCCTTCTGGAGCAGAAAGAAGAGAAACTCGACCGCAAGCTGGAAAAGCTCCAGCACCGCGAGGACGAGATGAAGACCCGTCAGGACGATCTGGAAAAGAAGATCCAGGAAGCCGACGAACTCTGCAAGAGACGCGTCACCGACCTCGAACAGATCGCCCGGATGACCAGCGACCAGGCCCGCGCCCAGCTGCTTCATGAGGTAGAAGACAGCGCTCAGCACGCGATCGGCCTGCGGCTGGCGGAGATGGAAGCCCAGGCCCAGCGCGACGCGAACAAGAAAGCCCGCGAGATCATCGTCACCGCCGTGCAGCGCTGCGCCGTGGAGAAATCCTCGGACGTCGCCGTCAGCACCGTGTCGCTGCCGAACGACGAGATGAAGGGCCGCATTATCGGCCGCGAAGGCCGCAACATCCGCGCCTTCGAGACGGCCACCGGCGTCGACCTGATCGTGGACGACACGCCGGAAGCGGTGACGCTGAGCTGTTTCGACCCCGTGCGTCGTGAGATCGCCCGTCTGTCGCTCGAAAAGCTGGTTGTGGACGGCCGCATCCATCCTGCCCGCATCGAGGAGCTGGTCGCCAAAGCGACCGCCGAAGTGGAGGAGTCCATCGCCGACGCCGGCGATCAGGCGCTGATGGAACTCGGCATCAAGCAGATGAATTCCGAGCTGGTCCGCACCATCGGCCAGCTGCGCTACCGCTACAGCTACGGCCAGAACGCCCTGCAGCACAGCATGGAAGTGGCGTACATCTCCGGCATGATCGCCTCCGAGCTGGGCGTCAACGAAGAACTGGCCCGTCGCGCCGGCCTGCTTCACGACATCGGCAAGGCCGTCGATTTCAAGATCGAGGGCCCGCACGCCCTGATCGGCGCCGACCTCGCCAAACGTTACGGCGAGCCGCCCGAAGTCATCAACGCCATCGGCTCGCACCACGAAGACATGGAAGTCAAGAGCATTTACGACGTCATCGTCGCCACCGCCGACGCCATCAGCGCAGCGCGCCCCGGCGCCCGTCGCGAGAGCATCGACGCCTACGTCAAACGTCTGGAAAAACTCGAGACCGTGGCCAACGGCTTCAAGGGCGTCAGCAAGGCCTTCGCCATCCAGGCCGGACGCGAAGTCCGCGTGCTGGTCGCGCCCAGCGTCCCCGACGAGGCGTCCGTGGCCAAACTGGCTTACGACATCGCCCGCAAGATCGAGGAAGAACTGAAGTATCCCGGCCAGATCAAAGTCACCGCCATCAAGGAGATCCGCGCCTCCGACCTCGCCAAGTAG
- a CDS encoding regulatory protein RecX: MKEERSLPFSALPDEDMKWESVLIRLVSTPRTRKELARKLRERRCPEEKAAELLDRFEEIGMIDDRAYALLYVDSKRDFGLRRLRDELRARGVSHADIDDALAESGIDEAERALRLARQWGNQRGMTPQKLDARLRRRGFSSSAVREAFSQLHEELENFRSLGEGTGGDEE, from the coding sequence ATGAAAGAAGAGCGCTCCCTGCCTTTTTCCGCCCTGCCCGACGAAGACATGAAGTGGGAGTCCGTGCTGATCCGCCTCGTTTCGACCCCGCGCACGCGCAAAGAGCTGGCGCGGAAACTGCGCGAGCGCCGCTGCCCCGAGGAGAAAGCGGCGGAGCTGCTGGACCGTTTCGAAGAGATCGGCATGATCGACGACCGCGCCTACGCGCTGCTCTACGTCGATTCCAAGCGCGATTTCGGCCTGCGCCGCCTGCGCGACGAACTGAGAGCGCGCGGCGTCAGCCATGCCGATATCGACGACGCCCTTGCGGAGAGCGGAATCGACGAGGCCGAACGGGCGCTGCGCCTGGCGCGCCAGTGGGGAAATCAGCGCGGCATGACGCCGCAAAAACTCGACGCTCGTCTGCGCCGCCGCGGCTTTTCGTCGTCCGCGGTCCGCGAGGCGTTTTCGCAGTTGCATGAAGAACTTGAAAATTTCCGCAGTCTCGGCGAAGGGACTGGCGGCGATGAAGAATAA
- a CDS encoding DivIVA domain-containing protein, whose amino-acid sequence MANDLDLLKVVDVEGVVFSRGLRGYAADEVDEFLDRVADTLQRYSELHATDQMRIRELETTIRENDELKVSLQNALTMAKKTSEDFLASSQKESEAVLAQAKARAEGILADAVAQKTQLLGEIEELRRSKEHFVADAKAAVLRYNMLLDGLQEKQGQ is encoded by the coding sequence ATGGCAAACGACCTGGACTTGCTCAAGGTCGTGGACGTGGAGGGCGTCGTTTTCTCGCGGGGCCTGCGCGGCTATGCGGCCGACGAAGTCGACGAGTTTCTCGACCGCGTCGCCGACACGCTGCAAAGATATTCCGAACTCCACGCCACCGACCAGATGCGCATCCGCGAGCTGGAGACGACCATCAGAGAGAACGACGAGCTCAAGGTGTCGCTGCAGAACGCGCTGACCATGGCGAAAAAAACTTCCGAGGACTTTCTCGCCTCGTCCCAGAAGGAAAGCGAAGCCGTGCTCGCGCAGGCGAAAGCGAGAGCCGAAGGCATCCTGGCCGACGCCGTCGCGCAGAAAACGCAGCTTCTCGGCGAAATCGAGGAACTGCGCCGCTCGAAAGAGCATTTCGTCGCCGACGCCAAGGCCGCGGTGCTGCGGTACAACATGCTGCTCGACGGCCTGCAGGAGAAGCAAGGTCAATGA
- a CDS encoding YggS family pyridoxal phosphate-dependent enzyme has protein sequence MVESEMFASIRSILDRMESAALRSGRRASDVTLLAVSKTKPLETVVAAARTGLVTHFGENRVQEGQAKIPNFPAELGAVWHLIGHLQRNKARKAVELFDVIESIDGEEIAAAVERVCAEKDRRLDVLIEVNSSGEASKTGTPMAAVPALADFVRGQCPHLALQGLMTIGPLGGDEKAVRGAFDATRELRDRLRISAGDLPRLSMGMSGDFEWAIEQGSTEVRVGTAIFGHR, from the coding sequence ATGGTAGAGTCGGAAATGTTCGCGTCGATCCGGTCGATTCTGGACCGCATGGAATCGGCGGCGCTGCGGAGCGGCCGCAGGGCGTCGGATGTGACGCTGCTGGCGGTGAGCAAGACCAAGCCGCTGGAAACCGTGGTCGCGGCGGCCCGTACCGGACTGGTGACTCATTTTGGCGAAAATCGCGTTCAGGAAGGACAGGCCAAGATCCCAAACTTTCCCGCGGAGCTCGGCGCCGTCTGGCATCTGATCGGCCATCTGCAGCGCAACAAAGCGCGCAAGGCGGTGGAGCTCTTCGACGTGATCGAAAGCATCGACGGCGAGGAGATCGCCGCGGCGGTCGAGCGCGTCTGCGCCGAAAAGGACCGGCGCCTGGACGTGTTGATCGAGGTCAACAGTTCCGGCGAAGCGTCGAAAACGGGAACGCCGATGGCGGCAGTTCCCGCGCTGGCGGATTTTGTCAGAGGACAATGCCCGCATCTGGCGCTTCAGGGGCTGATGACCATCGGCCCGTTGGGCGGCGACGAAAAAGCGGTCCGCGGCGCTTTCGACGCCACGCGCGAACTGCGCGACCGCCTGCGCATTTCGGCGGGCGATCTGCCGCGTCTTTCCATGGGCATGAGCGGCGATTTCGAGTGGGCGATCGAACAGGGCAGCACCGAAGTTCGCGTGGGCACCGCAATCTTTGGACATCGTTAG
- a CDS encoding O-antigen ligase family protein translates to MELHDASPPHAVPETAPDAGDSFRSALFFLLFAVSLTLPNLVYSGTSFFQTLHLMKWCFALVPVGLLALCAGGPALLDGRRGPLRLDVMGLYWLLFMVFVTLQPRWVPLRSVPGWQREWFFFAGCVVFYLAAFSFFKEGWLRPILWLAALNATINGIFAELQVRGLVAPLRGLKLVMQTPGHYIGNTGQQNMLALWLAMALFSSLFLFVSYGGLFAKNLRNRIMIAGNLLFYVVMSWCLIRSTSRSGILAFWVGALAMALLIFFTSRDRGQLKRVALGIALFFAVLAVFILADTGRGFDFLLKTRDMIKNIADVAARREIWQTSWQVGAFRPLTGVGLGQFKWYYLQGQRAAMTLDPTMKWQFTYWAHNEILQWFCEFGLWGVLSLLLAALLWLAALCRCVRRRRGRRLPMEFLWGSSFLFLVWFDALWTRPFHRIENSLWVALAFALCSRHLFRGEEGAFAPKKLPSLFYRLTGAFMLAAAVGGFWFGIDGIRADLLLRRAESFTDDVEEKVRLMNIARHSPMVRDLAEHELAMLRLRLGEKLGDRGIIADGLNQLIACFVQQPTAQDFATLMDYARRSNIVPLLEFLEPYAPPAPSAGAAAG, encoded by the coding sequence GTGGAACTGCACGATGCTTCGCCGCCGCACGCCGTGCCGGAGACCGCGCCCGACGCCGGGGATTCTTTCCGCAGCGCGCTGTTCTTCCTGCTTTTTGCGGTCAGCCTGACGCTGCCGAACCTGGTGTATTCGGGCACTTCGTTCTTTCAGACGCTGCACCTGATGAAGTGGTGCTTCGCGCTGGTCCCCGTCGGTCTGCTGGCGCTCTGCGCGGGCGGCCCGGCGCTGCTCGACGGCAGGCGCGGGCCGCTGCGCCTCGACGTCATGGGGCTTTACTGGCTGCTCTTCATGGTTTTCGTGACGCTGCAGCCGCGCTGGGTACCGCTTCGCTCCGTGCCCGGCTGGCAGCGCGAGTGGTTCTTTTTCGCCGGCTGCGTCGTCTTCTATCTGGCGGCGTTCTCCTTTTTCAAGGAAGGCTGGCTGCGTCCGATCCTCTGGCTGGCGGCGCTGAACGCCACGATCAACGGGATTTTCGCCGAGCTGCAGGTACGCGGCCTCGTCGCGCCGCTCCGGGGCCTGAAGCTGGTCATGCAGACGCCGGGGCACTACATCGGCAACACGGGACAGCAGAACATGCTCGCGCTGTGGCTGGCGATGGCGCTGTTCTCGTCGTTGTTCCTCTTCGTCAGCTACGGCGGTCTTTTCGCCAAAAATCTCCGGAACAGGATCATGATCGCCGGCAATCTGCTCTTCTACGTGGTCATGTCGTGGTGCCTGATCCGTTCCACAAGCCGCTCGGGGATCCTCGCGTTCTGGGTGGGGGCGCTGGCGATGGCGCTGCTGATCTTCTTCACCTCGCGCGACCGCGGCCAGCTCAAACGCGTCGCCCTCGGCATCGCCCTGTTCTTCGCCGTGCTGGCCGTGTTCATCCTCGCCGACACGGGGCGGGGCTTCGACTTTTTGCTGAAGACGCGCGACATGATCAAAAATATCGCCGACGTCGCCGCCCGCCGGGAAATCTGGCAAACGTCGTGGCAGGTCGGCGCGTTTCGGCCGCTGACCGGCGTCGGCCTGGGGCAGTTCAAATGGTACTATCTTCAGGGGCAGCGCGCCGCCATGACGCTCGATCCCACCATGAAATGGCAGTTCACCTACTGGGCGCACAACGAAATCCTGCAGTGGTTCTGCGAGTTCGGCCTGTGGGGCGTTCTGTCGCTGCTGCTGGCCGCCCTGCTCTGGCTGGCGGCGTTGTGCCGCTGCGTGCGCCGCCGCCGCGGCCGCCGGCTGCCCATGGAGTTCCTCTGGGGAAGTTCGTTCCTGTTCCTGGTCTGGTTCGACGCGCTCTGGACGCGCCCGTTCCACCGCATCGAAAACTCGCTCTGGGTCGCTCTCGCTTTCGCGCTTTGCAGCCGCCACCTTTTCCGGGGCGAAGAGGGCGCGTTCGCGCCGAAGAAATTGCCTTCGCTGTTCTACCGCCTGACGGGCGCCTTCATGCTCGCCGCGGCCGTGGGCGGATTCTGGTTCGGCATCGACGGCATCCGCGCCGACTTGCTGCTGCGCCGCGCCGAGAGCTTCACCGACGACGTGGAGGAAAAAGTCCGGCTCATGAACATCGCCCGTCACAGTCCGATGGTGCGCGACCTGGCGGAGCACGAGCTGGCTATGTTGCGCCTCCGCCTGGGCGAAAAGCTCGGCGACCGCGGGATCATCGCCGACGGCCTCAATCAGCTGATCGCCTGCTTCGTTCAGCAGCCCACGGCGCAGGACTTCGCCACGCTGATGGACTACGCGCGTCGGTCCAATATCGTCCCGCTGCTTGAATTTCTCGAACCGTACGCCCCGCCGGCGCCGTCTGCGGGCGCAGCGGCAGGCTGA
- the hydE gene encoding [FeFe] hydrogenase H-cluster radical SAM maturase HydE, producing the protein MDDKIRTLAAHLIAEHDLPPRDLQTLLENNSPELRRTLAGAAQALCRAYYGDEVYVRGLIEFTNECRNDCYYCGIRRGNGAVRRYRLGEEEILGCCRQGYDWGFRTFVLQGGEDPQYPPERIASLVASVRREFPDCAVTLSVGECSDEAYRMFFEAGAERYLLRHETACDGHYRMLHPLRQRPENRRRCLWTLKRLGYQVGAGFMVGSPGQRPAHLAADFQFMKELQPQMIGVGPFIPQRDTPFGHAPAGTLELTLLCLSLLRLFFPKALIPATTALGTIAADGRELGILAGANVVMPNLSPPAVRRDYALYDRKICTGEEAAEGRGVLALRMKNIGRRLAVGRGDAYGFPPRCKKS; encoded by the coding sequence ATGGACGACAAAATCCGAACGCTCGCGGCGCACCTGATCGCGGAACACGATCTGCCGCCACGGGATCTGCAGACGTTGCTCGAAAACAACTCGCCCGAGCTGCGCCGCACGCTGGCAGGCGCGGCGCAGGCGCTGTGCCGCGCCTATTACGGCGACGAGGTGTACGTGCGCGGCCTGATCGAGTTCACCAACGAGTGCCGCAACGACTGCTATTATTGCGGCATCCGCCGCGGCAACGGCGCCGTGCGGCGCTACCGCCTCGGCGAAGAGGAGATCCTCGGCTGCTGCCGGCAGGGCTACGATTGGGGATTTCGCACGTTCGTGCTGCAGGGCGGCGAGGATCCGCAGTATCCGCCCGAGCGCATCGCGTCGCTCGTGGCTTCCGTCCGCCGCGAGTTCCCCGACTGCGCCGTGACGCTTTCGGTGGGCGAGTGCAGCGACGAAGCCTATCGGATGTTTTTCGAGGCCGGCGCCGAACGCTATCTGCTGCGCCACGAGACGGCCTGCGACGGACATTACCGTATGCTCCACCCGCTGCGGCAGCGCCCGGAAAACCGCAGGCGCTGTCTGTGGACGCTGAAACGCCTCGGCTACCAGGTCGGCGCCGGGTTCATGGTCGGTTCGCCCGGGCAGAGGCCCGCGCACCTCGCCGCCGACTTTCAGTTCATGAAGGAACTGCAGCCGCAGATGATCGGCGTCGGCCCCTTCATCCCCCAGCGCGACACGCCTTTCGGTCACGCGCCGGCGGGCACGCTGGAACTGACGCTGCTGTGCCTGTCGCTGCTGCGCCTGTTTTTTCCCAAAGCCCTGATTCCCGCCACCACGGCGCTGGGCACGATCGCGGCGGACGGGCGCGAGCTGGGGATTTTGGCCGGAGCCAACGTCGTCATGCCCAACCTTTCGCCGCCGGCCGTGCGCCGGGATTACGCCCTCTACGACCGCAAGATCTGCACCGGCGAAGAAGCCGCCGAAGGCCGAGGCGTCCTCGCCCTGCGCATGAAAAACATCGGCCGCCGTCTGGCGGTCGGCCGCGGCGACGCCTATGGCTTCCCGCCGCGCTGCAAAAAATCCTGA